The genomic region aagagtgaactacataaacggtacctgatctttcaatttcgcacataaatggtacctgatctttattttatatcgtttttggtaccccATGACAAAAATAGCCCTAGGTActaaatatgtgatttttttgttatggaggatatttttggaaatttcaatcaaatagaaccaaatatgtaattttttttcctttttttttctttagtttattcttctttcttttttcttcatgttcttcttttttttagtattttatcttcctttcttctttctttttcccttagtttatgtttcctctttttcttctttctttttagtgttttatacatatatctaattgcattcataatataaatcaataacaaaacacctaattaaattaattatttaaaataattaaattaattgaatattttaattaaattatttatactcattttagggttgaaacacctaactaaaaatattcaactctttatcattatgaatacaattcacaattttaaattttgactaagactatattgattagttattaatttaatacaaaataataattattatttattaattattactagtttttactattacaaatataatataattataataattaaatataattataactataactataattatgattaaatatatattaaaaaataaattaattattaatttataacatcaaaataataatattaatattgattaatcataatagtactataaatagtgaggagaatgagagaatgtatcataatatcacttttggtactagttttgtcaatgcccaaaataccctttatgacataaatggaaaaatgaatttgtttagGGGGTATTTTGGGATGAAAATTACaccaggtaccaaaaatgtgattaataggtaccaaaaacgatataaaataaagatcaggtaccatttatgtgcgaaagtgaaagatcatgTACCGtttatgtaattcactctatttctttaatgaaaagacaattatacccccgtgttgacataatgtgatagttgttgacattaagttaatcttgtgaattagtggctgagattgcatctcatttctcaattatacccaaaaatctcatcctaacaagaccctatatatatatatatatatatatatatatatttttataataaaatgtgagtagataAATTGGTAGAATGTGTGGTCTACTtttccatttatgataaaagtgaaaatgactcttattgtgggacggaggaagtataaactgtaaaaatgacacaaattttagtgcaaaattagtaaagtaagagagaagataattaaagtaagaaagatgaataaaaataagtagaattaatattaatggaTTGTAGAGTccattcttaaaaatagaaagtttctatttttaagaaacagAAAGAATATTGTTTTGCTAAAAATgtaaacatgaaaaatataatattcctTTTGTCCATTATTTAAAGAAACGTTTTTGACTTAGCACtaagtttaataaattaatttcatgatgaaaatagtgaaaaagttaatgaaatataagtatatttttacatagagaattaattttattgtagaATTACAATGAGTTCACTttttaatagataaaaaaaagtacatgcaTGGGTTTTGTACACCAAGGCAAAATGTATCATTTCCTTAATAAACACAATACAAAACCTATAAACCTTTCTAAATATCGCAAATCAAACAGTGTAAAAATGTAAGTATAGTTTGTCGgatcaaattaaaagaaagaaagtaaTGACTATACAAAACTAAGCTGAAACGAAAACAAGAACCACCGTCTCTTGTATCATCTCGGTGCAATGGTTGGAACCACTCCACTGATAAGGTCACTGCCAGAGACATCTTGGGAGAGGTAAGGGTTCCTCATTGAAGACGACGAGGTCGGGGTCGTCGCCAGTTTTCCCGAGTCGCTGGTCAATGATTCCGAGATGGCAGTGTCCGACTCCGGCATCAAGAACCATATGTTTTCGAGTTCCCTATGCACTTCAGCCATCGGAGGCCGCGAATCCGTCTCTTCTTGGCAGCATTTCAGAGCCAGATTTATGAACTTCTCGATGCACTCAGAAGGGTACGATCCCATCCGCTCGTCGATGATGGAGAAAATCATCCCCGATCGATGTGCAATGTTTACCTAAATTAACAAGCGATCGTGCAGCGTTTTAGTACTAGAATTTAACCAACGAGCCCAGGATGGATAGCCATCGAAccacaaagaaagaaaacacaCTCACGAGACgagattttttcaaaatagaaacacaTACCTCACGAACGATGTTTTTTCCATGTGAGATTGGGTGCATCCCAGTCAGCATCTCTAGAAACACGACTCCAAGGCTATAAACGTCGCTCTTGTCCGTGAGCTTATGCGTCAGGAAGTACTCGGGGTCGAGGTATCCCTGCAATAAACCAGTTTCCCAtcacataaatttttatattttttttccttttaaagaaatgaaattctGAAGGCTTGAAAATGCTCACCGGTGTCCCTTTGACAACTGTCGATACATGAGAGGGCACGCCTCCTTCGAGCTCGGGAAGTGGAGCTAGACGCGATAGTCCGAAGTCAGCGACCTTTGCAGTAAATGTGGAGTCGAGTAATATGTTTGTGGCCTTGATATCGCGATGAAAAATAGGCGGATTCGCCTCTGTGTGAAGGTAAAGGATGCCTCTCGCAGACCCCATTGCAATTTTCACCCTCCTTGCAAAAGTCAGTGGCATTTTCGCCTTGGCTGCACGTTACCACGGTTACATAACTGtcttagagagagagagacgatAAAAGAAAGATGGTTCGATAAATTACTTGATAGGTGATCCCTAAGGGTACCGTTAGGCATGAATTCGTAAACCAGCATCTGCAATACGAGAAGCATCATGAAATTCTAACATGACTCGAAATTTGATTGAAAGTGTAGAATAGTTTGGTGATCTCAAAAACATTTGAAACAATGTACCTGTTCGCCTTCTTCATCGCAGTAACCAATCAAGGACACCAAGTTCCTATGGTGCAACCTCGATAACAGTTCTATCTCTGTAAGAAACTCCTTCTCTCCCTGCAACGATCCCTCTTGGGCGCGTTTTATGGCCACAATGGTCCCGTTGGCTAGAACGCCTCTGTGGACTTTCCCGTAGCCTCCTGAGCCAACCACGGTCGACTCATCAAAATCGTTTGTTGCCAGCGCCAGCTCACTGTAAGTGAAATCCTTGACTCCATCAATCCGGATGGAGATCCTCGTCGCTGAAACATAATGTAGAGGcgatttaaatactccaagaGCCAGGAAACAAGTGTAGAACTGGAAAATTCGTTTTCAAGAGTATCGATTGTTCTTGTTTCACAACATgcaaaatagtgaaaataagAACTTGCAAGGTACTAACATGGACGTCGCCTTGAGGATTTGTGCTGCTTTTTGGTGTACCGTCTCAAGATAAGTATCGAGACAATAGCTGACAGCGTGACTGATCCGGCAATCGTTCCCAATATTACGCCAGCCAGAGCTCCCTTGCTTAAACCAGACGACCCGTTGTCGAAGATGTCTGCAATATAACTAGAAATCAAATGCTGCTTCCTATAAACAGAGGTGCTTATATAtacaaacatataaaaatgaagagTGAGAAATGAAACATACCTTCATCATAAGACGGCGGGAGTGTGAAACTGAGAAATTCATAAGGTCCGAACACTTGACTATCAGGTATTCTCCATCCGCTGAACATTTCACGAATCCATAAAACCTCGCTCCGATTGAACATCTTGGTAGTAACATTGGATGGGAATATCTTGAGGTCCATTTTGATACGAGGCCCGTCTTGCCACTCCGCTGACTGAATCTCGAGTTGTGAGAGATTCATTTCAAGACCAGTGCTGAGGTACTCCTTGAAAGTATTCACATACGGGAGAAAATCAGAGAATCCGGGACTCTTCAACCTATATCCAACAAATACGGGAGCCATGCAAATGCATCGCGCAGTTGGAGTTGGAGGGGCATACTCGTAACCATCTGGGCATCCTTGAGGAGTACAGTCGTAGAAAGTTGTGGTATTTGAGATATTGTTAAAATCTTCATCGTGAGGCTCACACTCTGTGACTAATAGAGTATTACTTGAGCACACTGGGTTTCCTTCAAGCCTGAAAATGAGGAAGGGAAATTGCTAAAGTGTTCAAGAAAATGATCGAGAGTGAAGAGAGTCTCATGGATTAAACGACGAACCCAATGGTGATATTGGGATGGGAAGGAAGGATACCACCAATGTTTGAGAATGAATTGAACGCGAAATCCCTGCAGAGTTCATCAAGCACGTAAACACATTTACAATAAGAAGATTGCGTTTTTCACTTGAGAATATATCTTGAATAAAGGAGGCGAAGATTTCTAAAAACAATCCTTGTTTTAATAATGCTTACAGAAGAACTTTCTCAGTTGCATTCATAGTTCTATTTTGCCATATGCCTGATGGTATAGAACCATTCAATGAATTGTTCGCGACTGACCTGCAAGGAGAATAGAATTGGATTGACTAATTATGGGAAGTGTAAATCAAGAAATCAGACTGAAACTCATCACATATGAGTTCTACTAATAAGGACACATCATTTATTTGAAGTTGACGAATGCTCACAGTTTTTGCAAAAGTGGGAGCCCCGAGAAGCTACTGGGAATAGATCCAGTCAGGCCATTTCTCGACAGATCACTGCAGGGTAGAATATAGTATTAAGGTTATAGAGGCGATAGCCACACTCTCGTAGATAAAATGCCAGTATCCTTATTACAAAGTTGAGACTGGTTGGTGCTCACATAGTTGTAATATTTCTTGAGAGTGCACCGGCGGGTATGGGTCCAGTAAGCTGGTTCAGACTCAAATCGCTGAAACGACAAGATCCCAATTCATGATATGATAAAGGCCACAATAAGGGCAAATAAATAGACGAAAGAGGAGCATCTTCTCACAGCCACGAAAATTCATGATATGGTTAAGGCCACATTGAAAAAGGATGAAGACTTACATGTAAGCAATGCCCGTAGAATTGCTCCAATCGGGAAGGGTTCCTCGTAAATTGCAGTTCCTGAGACTCCTGATTATCCAACCAAACCAATCCATTATGAACATAAATTCACGAAACAATTCGGAAaacattgaagaagaagactgAAGTTTGAAATTGCTCACAGCTTCAAGAGCGTAGATATGCTCCCATACGAAGATGGTATTGGACTCCCAAAGTTGTTGTTATCGAGCTGGCTGGAAAcaaataagaaatatatgaaataagaGGCGTAAAAAAGCTcgaattttccaaaattttctgcagaaagaaacaagaaaaagaaagcaCCAAATAGAGTTAATATATTGAATGAGGAAAAAAAGTTGCATACAGTATAAGTAGCTTTGGCATTTCAGATAATTCCGGTGGAAGAGGTCCGGATAAGTTATTATTGTCAAGCAACCTGCAGTAAAGTTGCATGAGTAACTAAACTTGAACTTTCAAAACACCGCGGAAGTGAAAGTAAGAACGTCCGACTCACAGATGAACGAGATTAGGAAGTCGAGCAAGCTCTGATGGTATCGGGCCGCTGAGTGAATTATTGTTCATGTGGCTGTTCATAGTAGAAATAGTGAATTAGATGGGCAATGATGAGGCCAAGAACTGTATTAGCTTAACAATACAGAACCAAATCGAGAGTGAGATCTCTCACAAGTGCTTTGCTTTGTCCAAGTTTGCAAGTGACGGGGGTATTGGCCCTGATATGAAGTTCTGGTCGATTTGTATCCTGTCCAGGTTCACAAGATTGCCAAGCTCCTCCGGCAAGGAACCGGTGAGTTGATTTCCATTTA from Salvia hispanica cultivar TCC Black 2014 unplaced genomic scaffold, UniMelb_Shisp_WGS_1.0 HiC_scaffold_628, whole genome shotgun sequence harbors:
- the LOC125199682 gene encoding probable LRR receptor-like serine/threonine-protein kinase At1g06840, with translation MAIFGVAWLSSWNVRMILVMCLCWYLLVLGAHSQRTDPNEVNSLRAIKKSLNDPFKNLRQWDRGDPCLSNWTGIICHNVTFADGHFHVSEVSVMGRNLTGTLSPELGRLSYLTILDFMWNNITGTIPKEIGNITTLELLLLNGNQLTGSLPEELGNLVNLDRIQIDQNFISGPIPPSLANLDKAKHFHMNNNSLSGPIPSELARLPNLVHLLLDNNNLSGPLPPELSEMPKLLILQLDNNNFGSPIPSSYGSISTLLKLSLRNCNLRGTLPDWSNSTGIAYIDLSLNQLTGPIPAGALSRNITTIDLSRNGLTGSIPSSFSGLPLLQKLSVANNSLNGSIPSGIWQNRTMNATEKVLLDFAFNSFSNIGGILPSHPNITIGLEGNPVCSSNTLLVTECEPHDEDFNNISNTTTFYDCTPQGCPDGYEYAPPTPTARCICMAPVFVGYRLKSPGFSDFLPYVNTFKEYLSTGLEMNLSQLEIQSAEWQDGPRIKMDLKIFPSNVTTKMFNRSEVLWIREMFSGWRIPDSQVFGPYEFLSFTLPPSYDEDIFDNGSSGLSKGALAGVILGTIAGSVTLSAIVSILILRRYTKKQHKSSRRRPSTRISIRIDGVKDFTYSELALATNDFDESTVVGSGGYGKVHRGVLANGTIVAIKRAQEGSLQGEKEFLTEIELLSRLHHRNLVSLIGYCDEEGEQMLVYEFMPNGTLRDHLSTKAKMPLTFARRVKIAMGSARGILYLHTEANPPIFHRDIKATNILLDSTFTAKVADFGLSRLAPLPELEGGVPSHVSTVVKGTPGYLDPEYFLTHKLTDKSDVYSLGVVFLEMLTGMHPISHGKNIVREVNIAHRSGMIFSIIDERMGSYPSECIEKFINLALKCCQEETDSRPPMAEVHRELENIWFLMPESDTAISESLTSDSGKLATTPTSSSSMRNPYLSQDVSGSDLISGVVPTIAPR